The Humulus lupulus chromosome 4, drHumLupu1.1, whole genome shotgun sequence genome has a window encoding:
- the LOC133830226 gene encoding pentatricopeptide repeat-containing protein At3g48250, chloroplastic-like translates to MNRARAVFNSFGLAHLLLSTRFSSINRPICSQVTQFSHYFLSTSNQHFSSLLVNTYPRLFFCSKTHSVVELVLGKDWCSELENELENFNQEWTHGTVIYVLRSLDKDPQKASDFFFWVCEKRGFKPNFLIYKLVLRILAHKESMKRFWIVLMRMKIAGLYIDEETYLEILLQLRKKNLASDVAFLTQFYNSTIQENAMDGVVKKFVNIITGSSWGYRVERQLEELNVVFSDSIVVMVLKELRKYPLKVARFFRWVAQFPGYKHNSVTYNAFAWTLARPGKYKEFWNVIEEMKGIGHEMDIDSYRKISRQFLKHKMMVDAVKLYEYVMDGPYKPSVNDCCRLLRSISVSYNPDLNLVYRVLKKLENTECTISKTVYDWIHRSLASAGRFNEAEKIVKVMRNAGFEPDNITYSQVVFGLCKAKRLEEASKILVEMEESGCTPDIKTWTILIQGHCVAGEVDKALVWLSKMMEKHLNVDADLLNVLIDGFLCQRKIEAAYTFLIKMIDKLGLRPLQVTYRKLIEKLLRVRKFEEALFLLRLMKQEYQPYPDPFSDYISKFGTVEDAVQFLKALTLKDYPSPSAFAHVFRSLLREGKHSEANDLLCKCPHNIQQDFEICRIFGSIHRKSAIVEQCADGLNL, encoded by the coding sequence ATGAACCGAGCTAGGGCTGTATTCAACTCTTTTGGACTTGCCCATTTGCTCCTCTCGACTCGGTTCAGCTCCATTAATCGACCGATTTGTTCCCAGGTGACTCAGTTCTCTCACTACTTTCTGTCTACTTCAAATCAACATTTTAGTTCTCTTCTCGTCAATACCTATCCAAGGCTTTTCTTTTGTTCCAAGACCCACTCTGTGGTGGAACTCGTGTTGGGTAAAGATTGGTGTTCTGAGTTGGAGAACGAGTTAGAGAATTTTAACCAAGAGTGGACTCACGGGACAGTCATTTACGTTTTGAGGAGTTTGGACAAAGACCCACAAAAAGCTTCGGATTTCTTCTTCTGGGTTTGTGAAAAACGTGGGTTTAAACCGAATTTTTTGATATATAAGCTGGTTCTTAGAATTCTTGCTCACAAGGAATCAATGAAACGCTTTTGGATTGTGCTTATGAGAATGAAGATTGCAGGGTTGTACATTGATGAGGAAACTTATTTGGAAATTCTGTTGCAACTGAGAAAGAAAAACTTGGCAAGTGATGTTGCTTTCCTGACCCAATTTTACAATTCAACTATTCAAGAGAACGCCATGGATGGTGTTGTGAAGAAGTTTGTAAATATTATTACGGGATCAAGCTGGGGCTACAGGGTTGAGAGACAATTAGAGGAGCTCAATGTCGTCTTCTCAGATAGTATTGTAGTAATGGTACTGAAGGAACTTAGAAAGTACCCATTAAAAGTGGCAAGGTTTTTCCGTTGGGTTGCTCAATTTCCAGGCTATAAACACAACAGTGTTACATATAATGCATTTGCTTGGACACTTGCTCGGCCTGGCAAATATAAAGAATTTTGGAATGTGATAGAGGAAATGAAAGGTATTGGGCATGAAATGGACATTGATTCTTACAGAAAGATTTCAAGGCAGTTCTTGAAGCACAAAATGATGGTGGACGCTGTGAAACTTTATGAGTATGTAATGGATGGCCCATATAAGCCCTCGGTTAATGATTGCTGCAGGCTTTTACGCAGCATCTCAGTAAGTTATAATCCAGACCTGAATTTGGTGTATAGAGTTCTAAAGAAACTTGAGAATACTGAATGTACCATTTCTAAGACTGTTTATGATTGGATTCATAGGTCTTTGGCAAGTGCGGGAAGATTTAATGAAGCAGAGAAGATAGTAAAGGTCATGAGAAACGCAGGATTCGAGCCCGACAACATCACATACAGCCAGGTGGTCTTTGGTCTTTGCAAAGCAAAGAGACTTGAAGAAGCCTCTAAGATCCTGGTTGAGATGGAAGAAAGTGGATGTACGCCAGATATTAAAACTTGGACCATTTTAATTCAAGGTCATTGTGTTGCTGGCGAAGTCGACAAGGCATTAGTTTGGCTTTCAAAGATGATGGAAAAACATCTTAATGTTGATGCTGATTTGTTGAATGTTTTAATAGATGGCTTCCTTTGTCAGAGGAAGATAGAAGCTGCGTATACTTTTTTGATAAAGATGATAGATAAACTGGGCTTAAGACCCTTGCAGGTTACATACAGAAAACTCATCGAAAAGCTGTTACGAGTGAGGAAATTTGAAGAAGCATTGTTCCTACTTCGGCTAATGAAGCAAGAGTACCAACCCTATCCGGATCCATTTTCTGACTACATATCCAAGTTTGGTACTGTTGAGGATGCTGTTCAATTTCTCAAGGCATTGACTCTCAAGGATTATCCATCCCCTTCAGCCTTTGCTCATGTTTTCAGATCATTACTTCGAGAAGGCAAACACTCTGAGGCCAATGATCTACTTTGCAAGTGCCCTCATAATATTCAGCAAGATTTTGAAATTTGCAGAATTTTTGGCTCTATTCATAGAAAGTCTGCAATTGTAGAACAATGTGCAGATGGATTAAATTTGTAA